From Anastrepha obliqua isolate idAnaObli1 chromosome 3, idAnaObli1_1.0, whole genome shotgun sequence:
ACAACAAAATTGTAGAATTAATTATCTGTTTGATGAGGATGTGATAGTACTTCGTAGAGTGCGGTAAGGTTTTTGAAGTATCGTTATTCGCGATTGTGGTTGAGTGCAATGCTTATTTTGAATGAGACTGGAATGTTTAGTTGTACTatcaaatttaaagaaatattgcgAAATTATATGTAGCATTGCTCACATACTTACTTTGTATTTATATGTTTGTCGGTTTGGCTTTTATTATAATGTATGCTAATTTATTACGATCGTCAGcggcacgtacatatgtataactcCAGGAATGTAgcggtttttaatttgaattggaTTGGaagatatgtatttatatactgtGTATAAAAAAGATCTTTGGACGATTcacgaatttatttttaaagttatcatTACCTTATTTGCTTGCAtaaattatactaaattttttctttcattcatttTAGAATGCTAATTCGCCTGTAAAAGTGTCGGGTGAGGTCTTGGGACTCTCCAAGGGTCTACATGGTTTCCATGTGCATGAATTTGGAGACAACACCAACGGCTGCACATCGGCTGGTCCCCATTTCAATCCAGCTGGAAAAGAGCATGGAGCACCAACCGACGAAAACCGCCATTTAGGCGATTTGGGCAACATTGAAGCCAGTGGCAATGGTTCGACTAAGGTTCAAtgacttaaattaaaacttttgtattCGGTTTCTAATCTTTCGCTTACTTGAAGGTTGATATCTGCGATAATCAGATTACACTGTTTGGCCCCAACAGCATCGTTGGACGCACTATTGTTGTGCACGCTGATCCTGATGACTTGGGCAAAGGTGGTCACGAATTGAGCAAGTCGACAGGCAATGCTGGTGCACGTCTTGGTTGCGGTGTCATTGGCATTTGTAAGGCTTAAACGCTGAAGAGACGAGTATAAACCACcatattttgattgaaaaatagTTTGGAAACTTTAtaatcatataaatatatagaaataGCTTCATatgttataaaatattgcacTTAGCACTTCAGaaactgaataaaaataatgcatgGTAACTCAAAGTTACCGCTTACTGTTGGGAACTAACAAGTatattgaaattataaataaaaaatggtgaaaTGCAAAACGAAAGTTTCCTTTTTATTACCTGGATGCTATTATTACCTAGCTTAGTAACGTTCCCAccggtcggttctacgttagcgGAGCCACCCGGCTTTATATCCGAGTACCTAGGATTGCCGCTTCAGCAGCATTTCTCGTATATGCAtgtgaatgtttatgctgctacaacaggaACAACTAGCTTAATCTCGCTAAAACTCTCAGAAGTGTAGCtcacaaaatgttttccaacgaGGATCTCCCTTATAGCAGAGGTAAATCAAAGGCGCAGTCGAAAGCGGAACCTTCACAAACTTAATACATTTTTCGGGCATCAGACTTTAACATAGTTCGATATGTGTTACTTACTACTGAAATGATcttagacaaaaaaaattattcgaaggTGTCACACCAACGAAATCTTcataataaaaacagaaaataacatTTATAGCGTTTAccgcttgtttttattttattttttgcatatggATCAAATCTAATAATTTATATGCaattgtaaaatcaatatcagTGCAGTTTACTTTTGTAGTGCACGAGCATTCATTACAATtagaataaatacaaaatacaattttgcactaaaattcaatttaactaTTCGCCGCTTCGATTTCTTTGTATACTTCGCGTTTGTATTCATCCAGGCCACCTTCCATGCCGCGCACTGTACGATTGCCGCACACCCAAAGTTCTTTGCAAACCACCTTAATGAGACGTTCGTCGTGAGATACTAAAATTACGCCACCCTGTAGAGTGTAAAAGATTACGATTAGCGCAATTTACGTTATTGCTTTTTCATATTTGCAtaactaatataatttatacATTTGATATGAAAAGCGAGGCATAAGTCTGTTTATCGGTTAGCATTGTTGTTGTGTGCTACCTAAGTTTAGTATTTTCGATTAAGATAAAGCATAAAGCAGTCCGCATGCACTCTTAGGGATTGTTGCTTGACCGAGAACCTGGGCCGATATAAATGAGTGCTTTCGCGTAACTTAGACTTATCATGGGGAAAGCAACAATGGCGCAGGGTGATTTAAGTGATAGCGACTA
This genomic window contains:
- the LOC129241629 gene encoding superoxide dismutase [Cu-Zn], which gives rise to MPAKAVCVINGDAKGTVFFEQENANSPVKVSGEVLGLSKGLHGFHVHEFGDNTNGCTSAGPHFNPAGKEHGAPTDENRHLGDLGNIEASGNGSTKVDICDNQITLFGPNSIVGRTIVVHADPDDLGKGGHELSKSTGNAGARLGCGVIGICKA